From the genome of Thunnus thynnus chromosome 1, fThuThy2.1, whole genome shotgun sequence, one region includes:
- the LOC137180259 gene encoding LOW QUALITY PROTEIN: NLR family CARD domain-containing protein 3-like (The sequence of the model RefSeq protein was modified relative to this genomic sequence to represent the inferred CDS: deleted 1 base in 1 codon): MERPVTLKDGQPADGRMQQQRADSPEPSCVSMKSDNSMVHRINFKDGQPADGRVQQQSSEVPSDQSAQQHQTHLDSIFVLLEENIITFVKNELKRVQRGLSPDYPECLESQSEDEEVLGGEEEEQRSSREAFLKITVHLLRRMKQEELADRLQNRTPASECQRKLKSNLKKRFQCVFEGIAKAGNPTLLKQIYTELYITEGGTAEVNDEHEVRQIEIKSRKPDRPETTIRHEDIFKASPGRDEPIRTVMTVGVAGIGKTVLTQKFTLDWAEDNTNQDIQFTFPFTFRELNVLKKKKYSLVELVHHFFTETKEAGICRFEEFQVVFIFDGLDECRLPLDFQNNVILTDVTESASVDVLLTNLIRGKLLPSARLWITTRPAAANQIPPECVSMVTEVRGFSDPQKEEYFKKRFRDEEQASKIISHIKTSRSLQIMCHMPVFCWITATVLDVFKSREGGELPKTLTEMYIHFLVVQSKLKNIKYDGGAETDPHWNKKSRKMIESLGKLAFKQLQKGNLIFYESDLKECGIDIRAASLYSGVFTQIFKEERGLFQDKVFCFIHLSIQEFLAALYVHLTFINSGVNLLAEEQTTSWWSKRFKDNPELTDFYQSAVDKALQSPNGHLDLFLRFLLGLSLQTNQKHLQGLLTQTGRSSHTNQKTVEYIKKKISENLSAERSINLFHCLNELNDRSLVEEIQQYLRSGSLVFILLSSEKELEVFDLKKYSASEEALLRLLPVVKASKKVLLNGCNLSERSCAALSSVVSSQSSSLRELDLSDNNLQDSGVKLLSVGLRSPHCRLETLTLSGCLITEEGCASLASALSSNPSHLRELDLSYNHPGDSGEKLLSTGLEGPLWRLDTLRVDHGGLQRLKPGLRKYSCGLELDTNTTNKKLKLSDNNRKVTRVEEDQSYPDHPDRFDCWPQLLCRNDLTGRCYWEVEWRGGLDVSVTYRGIRRRGYSVDCEFGKNDQSWSLNCSDDGGHYTVCHNNRKTPISSSSSSSSSSTSISNRIAVYVDCPAGTLSFYRVSSDTLIHLHTFNTTFTQPLYAGFRVWFVQCLCVLCRRESLSCVEKLC, translated from the exons ATGGAGCGTCCTGTTACGTTAAAAGATGGACAACCTGCTGATGGAAG gatgcagcagcagagagcagactctcctgaacccagctgtgtgtccatgaagagtgacaaCTCTATGGTGCATCGTATTAACTTTAAAGATGGACAACCTGCTGATGGAAG agttcagcagcagagctcagaggTTCCAAGTGATCAGTCTgcacagcagcatcaaacacacctggactccatatttgtg ctgctggaggagaacatcaTCACTTTTGTGAAGAATGAGCTGAAGAGAGTCCAGAGGGGTCTGAGTccagattacccagaatgcttagagagtcagagtgaggatgaggaggtgttgggcggtgaggaggaagagcagaggagcagcagagaggcatttctgaagatcacaGTGCACTTgctgaggagaatgaagcaggaggagctggctgaccgtCTGCAGAACC GAACTCCTGCTTCAGAGTGTCAACGtaaactcaagtctaacctgaagaagaggttccagtgtgtgtttgaggggattgctaaagcaggaaacccaaccctTCTGAAGCAAATCTAtacagagctctacatcacagagggagggactgcagaggtcaatgatgaacacgaggtcagacagattgaaataaaatccaggaaaccagacagaccagaaacaacaataAGACatgaagacatctttaaagcctcacctggaagagatgaaccaatcagaacagtgatgacagtgggagtggctggcattgggaaaacagtcttaacacagaagttcactctggactgggctgaagacaacaccaaccaggacatacagttcacatttccattcactttcagagagctgaatgtgctgaaaaagaaaaagtacagcttggtggaacttgttcatcacttctttactgaaaccaaagaagcaggaatctgcagatttgaagagttccaggttgtgttcatctttgacggtctggatgagtgtcgacttcctctggacttccaaAACAATGTGATCCTGACTGATGTAACAGAGTCTGCCTCAGTGGATGtactgctgacaaacctcatcaggggaAAACTACTTCCCTCTGCTCGtctctggataaccacacgacctgcagcagccaatcagatccctcctgagtgtgtcagcatggtgacagaggtcagagggttcagtgatccacagaaggaggagtacttcaagaagagattcagagatgaggagcaggccagcaaaatcatctcccacatcaagacatcacgaagcctccaaatcatgtgccacatgccagtcttctgctggatcactgctacagttctggatgTGTttaaaagcagagagggaggagagctgcccaagaccctgactgagatgtacatccacttcctggtggttcaATCCAAACTGAAGAACatcaagtatgatggaggagctgagacagatccacactggaataaaaagagcaggaagatgattgagtctctgggaaaactggcttttaagCAGCTGCAaaaaggcaacctgatcttctatgaatcagacctgaaagagtgtggcatcgatatcagagcagcctcactgtactcaggagtgttcacacagatctttaaagaggagagagggctgttccaggacaaggtgttctgcttTATCCATCTGAGCATTCAGGAGTTTCTTGCTGCTCTTtatgtccatctgacattcatcaactctggagtcaatctgctggcagaagaacaaacaacatcctggTGGTCTAAACGATTTAAAGACAACCCTGAACTAACAGATttctaccagagtgctgtggacAAGGCCTTACAGAGTCCAAATGGtcacctggacttgttcctccgcttcctcctgggtctttcactgcagaccaatcagaagCACCTACAAGgtctgctgacacagacaggaaggagCTCACATACCAATCAGAAAACAGTTGAGTAtatcaagaagaagatcagtgagaatctgtctgcagagagaagtatcaatctgttccactgtctgaatgagcTGAATGATCGttctctagtggaggagatccaacagtacctGAGATCAGGAT ctctggttttcatcttactgtcatcagaaaaagaacTGGaagtgtttgacctgaagaaatactctgcttcagaggaggctcttctgaggctgctgccagtggtcaaagcctccaaAAAAGTtct GCTGAAtggctgtaacctctcagagagaagctgtgcagctttATCCTCAGTtgtcagctcccagtcctctagtctgagagagcttgacctTAGTGACAACAACCTGCaagattcaggagtgaagctgctatCTGTTGGACTGAGGAGTCCACACTGCAGACTGGAAACTCTAAC tctgtcaggatgtctgatcacagaggaaggctgtgcttctctggcctcagctctgagctccaacccctcccatctgagagagctggatctaagctacaatcatccaggagactCAGGAGAAAAGTTGCTGTCTACTGGACTGGAGGGTCCACTTtggagactggacactctcag GGTGGACCATGGTGGACTGCAGAGACTGAAACCTGGTCTGAggaaat attcCTGTGGTCTGgaactggacacaaacacaacaaacaaaaaactcaaactgtctgacaacaacaggaaggtgacacgTGTAGAGGaggatcagtcatatcctgatcatccagacaggTTTGACTGctggcctcagctgctgtgtagaaatgatctgactggtcgctgttactgggaggtggagtggagaggaggaCTTGATGTATCAGTGacttacagaggaatcagaagGAGAGGATACAGTGTTGACTGTGAGTTTGGCAAGAATGATCAGTCTTGGAGTCTGAATTGCTCTGATGATGGTGGTCATTACACTGTGTGtcacaataacagaaaaacacccatctcctcctcctcatcttcctcctcctcctcgacCTCCATCTCTAACAGaatagcagtgtatgtggactgtcctgctggcactctgtccttctacagagtctcctctgacacactgatccacctccacaccttcaacaccacattcactcagcctctgtatgCTGGGTTTAGGGTCTGGTTt gttcagtgtctctgtgtcctCTGTAGGAGGGAGAGTCTCTCCTGTGTAGAGAAACTCTGCTGA
- the LOC137181387 gene encoding WD repeat-containing protein 88-like isoform X1: MASKNIDPLSVDEPTGGEEEEEEEEGEEEEEERGAEWSQETQVPVKLLRAHREAVTAARLCFNDSFLLSCSSDATAILWEVESCRPRRLFSGVHGKPVSECALIPNSNRMVTVSWDKKMVCWDVETGQTLWTSRQAGLLTSCSVSADGRLVVCAADPQNGVNVSDAASGQTLHHVSDHHRSTVTRCRFDPQSQRVATVSADRGIKLWDLLALKTTVSIDSNHGNVVSDCCFTNNGHFLCTASWDKTLKLWDLQTGGFRSHGGTTLQRGHEGSVSSCCFSADANLLVSGSYDKTVALWDTSSLCQTLILKGHSDWVTDVSISADRTLVSSSSKDGTVRLWNIENMEEIPEVMEKRRTEGTGVHILKCEECGKPFPVSRLQTSELLTQCVFCRLRLPPRYRPQPPPLI; encoded by the exons ATGGCGTCAAAAAACATCGACCCTTTATCAGTGGATGAACCGACaggaggtgaagaggaggaagaagaggaggagggggaggaggaggaggaggagagaggagcagagtggAGCCAAGAGACTCAG GTTCCAGTGAAGCTGCTGCGAGCTCACAGAGAGGCCGTCACCGCCGCTCGTCTCTGCTTCAACGACAGCTTCCTCCTCAGCTGCTCCTCAGACGCCACCGCCATCCTCTGG GAAGTGGAGAGCTGCCGGCCGCGGAGGCTGTTTAGTGGAGTTCATGGAAAACCAGTCAGTGAGTGTGCTCTGATCCCAAACAGCAACAG gatggTGACGGTCTCCTGGGATAAGAAGATGGTGTGTTGGGACGTGGAGACCGGACAGACTCTG TGGACGTCGAGGCAGGCCGGCCTGCTGACCTCCTGCAGCGTCTCAGCTGACGGCCGGCTGGTCGTTTGTGCTGCAGATCCACAGAACGGCGTGAACGTCAGCGACGCGGCCAGCGGACAGACGCTGCACCACGTCAGCG atcACCACCGCTCCACCGTCACACGGTGTCGGTTCGACCCTCAGAGCCAGCGTGTGGCCACGGTGTCTGCAGACCGCGGCATCAAACTGTGGGACCTGCTCGCCCTCAAAACCACCGTGTCCATCGACAG TAACCACGGCAACGTTGTCTCCGACTGCTGCTTCACCAACAACGGGCACTTCCTGTGCACGGCCTCGTGGGATAAAACGTTGAAGCTGTGGGACCTGCAGACGGGGGGGTTCCGATCTCACGGCGGGACGACGCTGCAGAGAGGCCACGAAGGCAGCGTGAGCTCCTGCTGCTTCTCTGCTGACG CAAACCTGCTGGTGTCCGGCTCCTATGACAAGACTGTTGCACTCTGGGATACGTCCTCCCTCTGCCAGACTCTCATCCTGAAG GGCCACAGTGATTGGGTGACAGATGTGTCGATCAGCGCTGACAGGACGTTGGTGTCCTCGTCCTCTAAG GACGGGACTGTCAGGTTATGGAACATCGAGAACATGGAGGAGATCCCAGAAgtgatggagaagaggaggactGAAGGAACAGGAGTTCACATCCTCAAG TGTGAGGAGTGTGGAAAACCGTTTCCTGTGTCCAGACTGCAGACCTCAGAGCTGCTGACTCAGTGCGTCTTCTGTCGACTCAGATTACCTCCCAGATACCGACCACAGCCTCCACCTCTCATCTAA
- the LOC137181387 gene encoding WD repeat-containing protein 88-like isoform X2, with amino-acid sequence MASKNIDPLSVDEPTGGEEEEEEEEGEEEEEERGAEWSQETQVPVKLLRAHREAVTAARLCFNDSFLLSCSSDATAILWEVESCRPRRLFSGVHGKPVSECALIPNSNRMVTVSWDKKMVCWDVETGQTLWTSRQAGLLTSCSVSADGRLVVCAADPQNGVNVSDAASGQTLHHVSDHHRSTVTRCRFDPQSQRVATVSADRGIKLWDLLALKTTVSIDSNHGNVVSDCCFTNNGHFLCTASWDKTLKLWDLQTGGFRSHGGTTLQRGHEGSVSSCCFSADANLLVSGSYDKTVALWDTSSLCQTLILKDGTVRLWNIENMEEIPEVMEKRRTEGTGVHILKCEECGKPFPVSRLQTSELLTQCVFCRLRLPPRYRPQPPPLI; translated from the exons ATGGCGTCAAAAAACATCGACCCTTTATCAGTGGATGAACCGACaggaggtgaagaggaggaagaagaggaggagggggaggaggaggaggaggagagaggagcagagtggAGCCAAGAGACTCAG GTTCCAGTGAAGCTGCTGCGAGCTCACAGAGAGGCCGTCACCGCCGCTCGTCTCTGCTTCAACGACAGCTTCCTCCTCAGCTGCTCCTCAGACGCCACCGCCATCCTCTGG GAAGTGGAGAGCTGCCGGCCGCGGAGGCTGTTTAGTGGAGTTCATGGAAAACCAGTCAGTGAGTGTGCTCTGATCCCAAACAGCAACAG gatggTGACGGTCTCCTGGGATAAGAAGATGGTGTGTTGGGACGTGGAGACCGGACAGACTCTG TGGACGTCGAGGCAGGCCGGCCTGCTGACCTCCTGCAGCGTCTCAGCTGACGGCCGGCTGGTCGTTTGTGCTGCAGATCCACAGAACGGCGTGAACGTCAGCGACGCGGCCAGCGGACAGACGCTGCACCACGTCAGCG atcACCACCGCTCCACCGTCACACGGTGTCGGTTCGACCCTCAGAGCCAGCGTGTGGCCACGGTGTCTGCAGACCGCGGCATCAAACTGTGGGACCTGCTCGCCCTCAAAACCACCGTGTCCATCGACAG TAACCACGGCAACGTTGTCTCCGACTGCTGCTTCACCAACAACGGGCACTTCCTGTGCACGGCCTCGTGGGATAAAACGTTGAAGCTGTGGGACCTGCAGACGGGGGGGTTCCGATCTCACGGCGGGACGACGCTGCAGAGAGGCCACGAAGGCAGCGTGAGCTCCTGCTGCTTCTCTGCTGACG CAAACCTGCTGGTGTCCGGCTCCTATGACAAGACTGTTGCACTCTGGGATACGTCCTCCCTCTGCCAGACTCTCATCCTGAAG GACGGGACTGTCAGGTTATGGAACATCGAGAACATGGAGGAGATCCCAGAAgtgatggagaagaggaggactGAAGGAACAGGAGTTCACATCCTCAAG TGTGAGGAGTGTGGAAAACCGTTTCCTGTGTCCAGACTGCAGACCTCAGAGCTGCTGACTCAGTGCGTCTTCTGTCGACTCAGATTACCTCCCAGATACCGACCACAGCCTCCACCTCTCATCTAA